Proteins from a genomic interval of Nitrospina gracilis Nb-211:
- a CDS encoding SH3 domain-containing protein: MRRFKYSLASLLILAVAALSVPFTSIEAQALCINVKKANLRKGPGLNYEKLWEVFKYMPFQQLAKKGEWLRVQDVDGDIYWLHERLITNDFKCAVVKQNKTNMRTGPGTNHSRVPWSPVDKYFSVKVLKVENNWVHIVDAMGDKAWVYQPLVWIR; this comes from the coding sequence ATGCGTCGCTTTAAATATTCTCTCGCGTCCCTTTTGATTCTCGCTGTCGCCGCCCTGTCCGTTCCCTTTACCTCCATTGAGGCGCAGGCTCTGTGCATCAACGTCAAGAAAGCCAATCTGCGAAAAGGTCCCGGCCTGAATTACGAAAAACTGTGGGAGGTGTTCAAATACATGCCGTTCCAGCAGTTGGCCAAGAAAGGCGAATGGTTGCGGGTGCAGGACGTGGATGGCGACATCTACTGGCTCCACGAGAGGCTGATCACCAACGATTTCAAATGCGCCGTGGTGAAGCAGAACAAAACCAACATGCGCACAGGACCCGGCACCAACCATTCACGCGTGCCGTGGAGCCCGGTGGACAAGTACTTTTCGGTGAAAGTCCTCAAGGTGGAAAACAACTGGGTGCACATCGTCGATGCGATGGGCGACAAGGCGTGGGTGTACCAGCCGCTGGTATGGATACGCTGA
- a CDS encoding J domain-containing protein, with product MTQKNYYEILGVAPDATYAEIKKAYRVLAKQHHPDKNPESRGGHHDRFAEIAEAYRVLSNLNRRRDYDAQRFGAPPPQSGPQGPHRFYRPHYSGYPYFQYDFITPFIHSFFVGDLRARPTDKDRFQRLFLNPKVLAVAIFGALYFFKFFTSMAGEVTDKNIEKKLFQTQSYYLSVKNGEGTEKKKRVKPDLYNEVKVGNRIEKDFFSFTYRLNDREISYWDLPRFLLQVGMIHLVLSGGLWWLERGRR from the coding sequence ATGACGCAAAAAAACTATTACGAAATCCTGGGGGTGGCTCCCGACGCAACGTACGCGGAAATCAAAAAAGCCTACCGCGTGCTGGCCAAACAGCATCACCCGGACAAGAACCCGGAAAGCCGCGGCGGCCACCACGATCGTTTCGCGGAAATCGCGGAAGCCTACCGCGTGTTGTCCAATCTGAACCGGCGCAGGGACTACGACGCACAACGGTTCGGTGCCCCGCCGCCGCAATCCGGCCCGCAGGGTCCGCACCGGTTTTATCGCCCGCATTATTCCGGCTATCCCTATTTTCAGTACGACTTCATCACACCCTTCATTCATTCGTTTTTTGTCGGTGATCTGCGGGCGCGTCCCACGGACAAGGACCGCTTTCAGCGCCTGTTCCTGAATCCGAAAGTCCTCGCCGTCGCCATCTTCGGCGCGCTTTACTTTTTCAAGTTCTTCACGTCCATGGCCGGGGAAGTGACGGACAAAAACATCGAAAAGAAACTGTTTCAAACACAGTCCTATTATTTGTCGGTAAAAAACGGCGAGGGCACGGAAAAGAAAAAGCGAGTGAAACCGGATCTGTACAATGAAGTGAAGGTGGGCAACCGCATCGAGAAGGATTTTTTTTCATTCACCTACCGTTTGAACGACCGTGAAATTTCCTACTGGGATCTGCCGCGCTTCCTGTTGCAGGTGGGGATGATCCATCTGGTGCTCTCCGGCGGCCTGTGGTGGCTGGAGCGTGGCCGGCGGTGA
- a CDS encoding DedA family protein, which yields MSPETIEGLVADYGYGIVLVGTYFDHYGIPLFLVFGGIAASKGLLNVYGVLLCGFAGGWIADLFLYFLGYKTGLAYWMRFAWVRSMESAIATTHRMFQTRPAVVVILGRFLFAVSKIIPPFAGMIHYDARRYIVYSFLGNVLFSVAYTAASFYSGPVVLDALGELEWGNVAATLCFILVLYFIARRALRAPRRP from the coding sequence ATGTCTCCCGAGACCATTGAAGGTCTGGTCGCGGATTACGGGTACGGCATCGTTCTCGTCGGCACCTATTTCGATCATTACGGCATCCCCCTGTTTCTGGTGTTCGGCGGCATCGCCGCGTCCAAAGGTTTGCTGAACGTGTACGGCGTTCTCCTGTGCGGGTTTGCCGGGGGCTGGATCGCCGACCTGTTCCTGTACTTCCTCGGTTACAAAACGGGACTGGCATACTGGATGCGGTTTGCCTGGGTGCGGAGCATGGAAAGCGCCATCGCCACCACGCACCGCATGTTCCAGACACGCCCGGCGGTGGTGGTGATCCTCGGCCGCTTCCTGTTTGCGGTGTCGAAAATCATTCCGCCGTTCGCCGGGATGATCCACTACGATGCGCGCCGTTACATAGTGTATTCGTTTCTGGGCAACGTGCTGTTCTCGGTGGCCTACACCGCCGCCAGCTTTTATTCGGGTCCGGTTGTCCTCGACGCGCTGGGGGAACTGGAGTGGGGCAACGTAGCGGCCACGCTGTGTTTTATTCTGGTGTTGTACTTCATCGCACGTCGTGCCCTGCGCGCACCGCGCCGTCCCTGA
- a CDS encoding zinc-ribbon domain-containing protein, with protein sequence MFCPNCGAENSDQANFCTRCGTQIVDNPEMRTPQQYQQPGPPQQGNPQMPRGYYERPDLKETFVHSATSGAGTYAGCCCMNALSNLLCDACE encoded by the coding sequence ATGTTTTGCCCCAACTGTGGAGCGGAGAACTCGGATCAGGCCAACTTCTGCACGCGGTGCGGCACGCAGATCGTGGACAATCCCGAAATGCGCACTCCCCAGCAATACCAGCAACCCGGTCCGCCCCAGCAGGGAAATCCGCAGATGCCCCGCGGCTATTACGAGCGCCCGGACTTGAAGGAAACTTTCGTCCACAGCGCCACCTCCGGCGCCGGCACCTATGCCGGATGTTGCTGTATGAACGCCTTGTCCAACCTGCTTTGCGACGCCTGTGAATAA
- a CDS encoding DUF5685 family protein produces MLGLVKPYKMELLVKDCTYYKLYYCSVCRHLVRNHSRPYAFINSYEGTLLAMLYNEMVVQDIEAVKDRCSGVPIAKVAALPPEHEAVQLGAAVSLLAFVIKFQDNLEDETGFWLKQYNGWARRRLNRTFRKSKKLYDRFHIDLEYVEKEIAALHRMEQDASVTNLDRFLDQWGNVFAHIMTQAFRDKIAKDRFEALYAFFFELGRLINLLDAMADLHADHSARRFNPILRAEPGLNLTDENCLRDTYNKHFETVHAGRDRMLNRLPDLDLRDAWPIVNNIVTYSLDREARKAHDAMVLRKPVSEKMFFNCKDF; encoded by the coding sequence ATGCTGGGACTGGTCAAACCCTACAAAATGGAACTGCTGGTCAAGGACTGCACGTACTACAAGCTGTACTATTGCAGTGTTTGCCGGCACCTGGTGCGCAACCATTCGCGACCGTACGCCTTCATCAACAGTTACGAGGGCACGTTGTTGGCGATGCTCTACAACGAAATGGTAGTGCAAGACATTGAAGCGGTCAAGGACCGCTGTTCGGGCGTGCCCATCGCCAAAGTCGCCGCCCTGCCGCCGGAACACGAGGCGGTGCAACTGGGCGCGGCGGTGTCCCTGCTCGCTTTTGTCATCAAGTTTCAGGACAACCTGGAAGACGAAACCGGCTTCTGGCTGAAGCAGTACAACGGCTGGGCTCGGCGCCGCCTCAACCGCACCTTCCGCAAAAGCAAAAAGCTGTACGACCGCTTTCACATCGACCTCGAATACGTGGAGAAGGAGATCGCCGCCCTGCACCGCATGGAACAGGATGCGTCGGTGACCAACCTTGACCGTTTTCTCGATCAATGGGGAAACGTGTTCGCACACATCATGACACAGGCGTTCCGGGACAAAATCGCCAAGGACCGCTTCGAGGCGCTGTACGCGTTTTTCTTCGAGCTGGGCCGCCTCATCAACCTGCTCGACGCCATGGCCGACCTGCACGCAGATCATTCGGCACGCCGATTCAATCCCATCCTGCGCGCCGAGCCGGGGTTGAATTTAACCGATGAAAATTGCCTGCGGGATACCTATAATAAGCACTTCGAAACGGTCCACGCGGGCCGCGACCGCATGCTGAACCGCCTTCCGGATCTCGACCTGCGCGACGCCTGGCCGATCGTGAACAACATCGTCACCTACAGTCTGGACCGGGAAGCGCGCAAGGCGCACGACGCCATGGTGCTTCGAAAGCCCGTTTCCGAAAAGATGTTTTTCAACTGCAAGGATTTTTAA